The following nucleotide sequence is from Pseudomonadota bacterium.
TTCGGCGGTGCGGACGAGGTGGGCGCATGAGGGCCCAGATGCGCGAAAGCCCTCGGGAATTCCCAAGGGCTTTCTTGCGGGGTGGACGGGACTTGAACCCGCGGCCTCCGGCGTGACAGGCCGGCGTTATAACCAACTTAACTACCACCCCATTTTCAATCAGCTTCGCTCTGTGGGCGGGACAGGGCTTGAACCTGCGACTTCCGGCTTGTAAGGCCAGCGCTCTCCCACTGAGCTACCCGCCCCGCCTCAAGAGCGCACTTCATTAACATCGGCGTTGTCGCGCGTCAACCCGGTTTTCATCCCGCAAAGGTGCCGGTACGCAACCCAAGGACGCCCGGCCACGCAGCGGGGTTGCCTCCCGAAAGCCTGGAGGGAGGCTCCCCGCGTCGCAGGCCGTGGCGGCGGGCTCAGTACAGGCGCCGGTAGTGCTTCTTCCACGGCTCCTGCATGTTCGCCGCGGCGTCGGTCAGCGCCTCGGCGACCGCGTCCGAGGCGAGCTGCGCGCAGTGACGGTTCGCCTCGGGCAGCCCCCCGAGCGCCGCCTCGATGTCCTCGGGCCGGGTCGCGCGACGCGCCTCGGCGAGCGTCCTGCCGCGGACGAGCGACGCGGCGGCGCGGCCGCACACGAGCGTGAACGCGCACCCCTGTATCCTGTAGCCGGCCTCGGTGACGACGCCCGCGTCCAGGGCCACGAAGATCTCGATCGAGTCGCCGCAGTCGCTCTCGCGCCGCCCGTAGCCGTCGGGCTCCTTCATCGGGATGGACGACGCCGAGAGCGCCGACGGGCTCGTCCCGACGCCGCTCGTGGCCGGGCCGACGTCGATGTCGAACGGATGTCCCATCGCCTCCCCTTGATCCCTCCATGCCACAACCCCGGACGGAGCGCCATATCGATTCGGCGCGTGCGCCGGGGCAAAAATGTAATACCCTCTGCTGATGGACAGGCGGGGGTTCCTCAAGCTCGCTGCGCTGACGCCGATCGCGGTCGTCGCCGGCGAGGCCTCGGCGTCGAAGCCCGAATCGGCGAGCGGGCCGCCGCCCACCGAGTTCGTCGGCATGCTGATCGACACGACGCGCTGCATCGGCTGCCACGCGTGCGAGGTCGCGTGCGCCGAGGAGAACGGGCTCCCCTACCCCGATCTCTCGAGGCTCGGGCCCGGCGAGCGGCAGGCCACGACGACCGAGTACACGCCGGTCAGCCTCTTCGAGACGAGCAAGGGCCGCGTCTACGCCAAGAGGGCGTGCATGCACTGCAACCAGCCGGCGTGCGCGTCGGCCTGCCTGTGCAAGGCGCTCGAGAAGACGAAGTACGGTCCGGTCGTCTGGCACGAGGACCGCTGCATGGGCTGCCGCTACTGCATGATCGCCTGCCCGTTCGACGTGCCGAAGTTCGAGTACGACAAGCCGATCCCGAAGATCGCCAAGTGCACGTTCTGCCCGGAGCGGCTGAAGGAGGGGCGCCCGCCGGCGTGCGTCGAGGCGTGCCCGCAGGGGGCCGTGGCGTTCGGCTCGCGGCGACAGCTCCTCGACGAGGCCCGCCGCCGCGTCGCGGAGAGCCCGGACCGGTACGAGCCGGTCGTCTACGGCGACCACGACGTCGGCGGCACCTGCGTGATGGTCATCTCGAGCGCGCGGCCCGACGAGATCGGGCTCAGGACGGACCTCGGGACGCGGCCGTTCCCCGAGTACACGCGCGAGTTCCTGTACGCCGTGCCGATCGTCGACATCATCCTCCCAGTCCTCCTGTTCGGCTTCAGCCGCGCCATGGCGCACGGGAACGACGGAGGCGACCCATGAGCGCCAAGGTCGCCACGGGCCGCGGGCCCGGTCAAAGCGCCCTAAGCTTCCTGCTCGGGGAGCTGAAGCCGAAGGGGAAGCTCCTCACCCCGTTCAACGTCATCACCGCGCCCATCATCCTCGCGGGGATCGCGTTCATCATCGTCCGCTTCGCGAAGGGGCTCGGCGCGGTGACGAACCTGAGCCAGGAGTTCCCGTGGGGGATCTGGATCGGGTTCGACGTGGTCACCGGCGTCGCATTCGCGGGCGGCGCCTACGTGATCACGGTCGCGGTCTACGTGTTCGGGATCAAGCGGTTCCACCCGATCGCGCGCGCAACGGTCCTCTCCGGCTTCCTCGCGTACGCCTTCTACACCGGCGCGCTCATGCTCGATCTCGGCCGGCCGTGGAACATCGTCAACCCGATCATCGGCAACGAGTTCGGCGTGAACTCGGTCATGTTCCTCGTCGCCTGGCACTTCATGCTCTACCTCATGGCCGAGTTCGTCGAGTTCTCGCCGGCGATCACCGAGTGGCTCGGCCTCAAGAAGGTGCGCCGGATAGCGAGCGGCCTCACGCTCGGCGCGGTGATCCTCGGCTTCACGCTCTCCTTCCTCCACCAGTCGGGCCTCGGCGCCCTGTTCCTGCTCGCGAAGGGCAAGATCCACCCGCTGTGGTACTCGGAGTTCCTCCCGGTCCAGTTCCTCGTGTCGTCCGTGTTCGCCGGGATGTCGATGATGATCGTCGAGGGCTCGATCAGCCACCGCGTGTTCAAGCACCGCGTCGACGCCGAGCACGGCGCCGCCCACCGCGACATCCTGTTCGGGGTCGCCAAGATCGCCGTCGGCGCCATGTTCGCGTACCTCGGGATGCAGGGGATCGTCGTCATCCACGGCGCGCACGCTGGCGATCTCGCGACCGGCTGGGGCGCCTGGTGGCTGCTCGAGGTGGTCGGCTTCGTCGCAGTCCCGATGCTCGTGTTCGCCGCGGGAATCCGGCGCCGGAGCGTCCCCACCATCGTGACCGCCTCGGTGCTCACCGGGCTCGGGATCATCCTGAACCGGCTCAACGTGAGCGTCATCGCGTTCAAGTGGTACGAGCCGCACCACTACGTGCCCGCGATCGGCGAGTACGTCGTGACCGCGGCCGTGATCTGCGCGGAGATCTGGGCCTTCCGGTGGATCGTCCTGCGCATGCCGGTGCTGGGGCGCGACGCGGGCGAGGTGCGAGAATGAACGAGTTCAACCTCCTGGACATCTACGCGACGAAGGGCTGGGAGTACCTGCTGGTGGTCGCGTTCCTGATCGCGTTCACCGTGCTGGCGTGGTTTCTGTCGCGGAGCGGGGAGGGGCGGCGATGACGCGCTCGACCTGGATGCCCGCCCTCGCCTCGGCCGCGGCCCTCCTCGCGGTCGCCCTCCCCCACCTCGGCGCGTCCGAGGAGGCCCCGGATCCCGCCGAGAACGGCCCGGAGGCGTGGACCTTCGACGCGCGCCAGAGGCTCCAGCCGGCCGCCGAGCTCGACCACTTCAGGCACGCCTCCTCCAAGGGGCTCCGGATCGCCTGCACGCGGTGTCACCACACGTCCAAGGGCACCGACGTCGAAGCCGGCTGCGGCGACTGCCACGGGTCGGCCTGGAACCCCGACGTCCCGGACGTCAAGAGCGCGACCCATCAGCTCTGCATCGGCTGCCACGTCCTGCACGGCGCGAAGAGCGGCGTCCAGCCGGCCCCGTACAAGTGCCGCGGCTGCCACAAGGGTGCCCCGCCCCCGAGATAGCCCGGCGAAGCGGCGCGACCGCGAAGCACGAGACGCGGCGATCGTCCTTGCGATCGATCCCGGAATGCGACAGAATTCGCACGTCGTCATGAATCAAGAGAAGGGAGCACACGACAAATGAGAACCATTTACGTCGTATCGATGTTCGCGTTCGCGTTCTCCGCCCTCGCGGGCTCGGCCTGCGACAGCATCCCGGGGATGGGCAACGCCCAGCAACCGATTGTTCAACCCGTGCAGGGCATCCAGCCGGTGCAGATGCCCACGATGCCCACGACCGTCCCGGGCGCGATTCCGGCCGTCCCGACGACTCCGGTGGCCGCCACGCCGACTGTTCCCGGCGCCGTCGCCGTGCCTGGTGTCCCGGCCGCCGCCGTCGCGGCGCCGACCGTGCCCGTGGCCGCGGCGGTCCCGGTCGCCCCGACGCCGACCGGCGATCTGCTCACCGATCGCCTGAACGAGGTGAAGTTCCAGCAGGGCGCCGACAAGACCGCGACGAGCGCGCTCACCAAGGTGGCGCTCGCGGCGGCCAAGTCCCAGTCGTACCAGGTCCAGCTGCCGGGCCCGCCCTACTGCCACACCATCGTGGCCGTCGGCGACGACGCCGTGAAGAACGTCGACGTCACGCTCGAGTCGCCGCTGGCAGTGCCGGAGGCGATGGACTCGACCCTCGACAACCGCGCGTTCATCGCGAACCACTGCCCGACGGTGGCCGGCGCCTACAAGCTCACCGTGAAGATGACCGACGGGGCGGGCGAGGTCGCGATCCAGGTCTTCTCGAAGTAAGGGCGCTGCTCGCCGCGCCCGCTCCTCACCCCAACACCGTCCCGCGCTCGAGCCGCATCCCGGCGTGGAAGCTCGCCGCGTCGAGCCGCCGCTTGCCAGGCATCTGGAGATCTAGGATCCGCACGACGCCCGCACCGCACGCGACGTCCACCCCTGCGCGCGAGTGCTCCGCGACCTCTCCGGGCCGCCCGGCGGGTGGGCCGTCCGGCGCCAGGACCGCGACGCGGTGCACCTTCGCGTTCTCGCCGCCTATCGTCGTCGCCGCGCAAGGCCACGGGTGCATGGCGCGGACGTGCGCGTGCACCTCTCGGGCCGAAAGCCGCCAGTCGATCCGGCCGTCCTCCTTGGTCAACGGCGGCGCCATCGTCGCGAGCGCCTCGTCCTGCGGCACGGGAGCGTGGCCGTCGGGGAGCGAATCGAGGACGCCCCTGAGCAGCTCGGCGCCGACGACCGCGAGGCGGATGGTGAGCTCGCCGGCAGTCTCCTCGGGGAGGATCGGGATCTCGCCGACGCGGTAGAGGGGCCCGGTGTCGAGCCCCTCGTCCATCCGCATGATGGAGACGCCGGTGACGGGCTCGCCGCGGCGGATCGCCCAGGCAATCGGCGCGGCGCCCCGGTACGCCGGGAGGATCGAGGCGTGGACGTTCAGGCAGCCGAGCCGCGGGAGGCCGAGCGCGCGGCGCCCCAGGATCCGGCCGAAGGCGGCGGTGACGACGACGTCGGGCTCGTGCGCGGCGAGCAGATCTCGGAAGGCGGCGCCCTTCACCGTCTCGGGCTGGGCGAGCGCCACGCCGAGCTCGGCCGCGGCCCGCTTGACAGGCGGCGGCTCCTTTCGCCGCCCGCGCCCGGACGGGCGATCGGGTTGGGTGACGACGAGCCGCAGGGAGGTCGCCTCGGCGACGGCGCGCAGGCTGGGGACCGCGAAATCGGGCGTCCCCATGAAGATCGATCTGAGCTTCGTGGACATGGAGATCTAGCTCGCTTCGCGGGCCTTCGCGAGCTCGCGCGCCATCATCTTGCGCTTGAGGAAGCTCACCTTGTCCGCCAGCGTGACGCCGTCGAGGTGATCGATCTCGTGCTGCATCGCGACGGCGAGCAGATCGTCGGCCTCGACCTCGAACCGTTTCCCGGATCGATCCAGGGCGCGCACGACGACGTGCGCCGCGCGATCGACGTCGACATGAAAGCCGGGGAAGCTGAGGCACCCCTCCTCCCAGAGGATCTCACCGCTCCGGGAGACGATCACCGGGTTGACGAGCACGTACAGCTTGGGCGCGCCGTCGGGGTGCGTGACGTCCACGACCGCGACGCGCTTGGCGACGCCGACCTGGTTCGCCGCGAGGCCGATCCCCGGGGCGGCGTACATCGTCTCGGCCATGTCGTCGACGAGCCTGCGGACGTCGTCATCGACGACCTCGACGGGCGCCGATCTCGTTTTCAGGATTCTCTCCGGGTAGGTGAAGATCTTTCGTGTCGCCATGTCACCAACGCTCGTCGCCGCGCCTCACGCATCCGGCCCGATATCGGCGTCCGCGGCCCTGTACGCCTCCCGCATCTCGGGATCGCGGAGGATCTCGTACGCCTCGTCCAACACCAACAGTAGCATCTCCGCCTGGCCGCGCAAATCCGCGAGCTGCGCGACGGCGAACCTCTCTGCCGCGAAGGCGCCGCGCAGGCGCCGGTAGGCCTTGCGGATCTCGTACCCCGAGGATCTCGGGGAGATCTCCAGCAGATCGAAGTACGATCCCTCCTCGACCTGCTCCGTCTTCGCCGTGAGCCGCGCACGCAGCGCCTCGCAGTCCTGGGCAGCGTCGCCGTCGAGGGGCGATCCCTCTCCGTCGTCCGCCGGGGGCGCGGCGACGCCCGAGGCCGCGAACGCCTTCGTCTCCTCCGCGGCGCTCTTCCGGAGCCATC
It contains:
- a CDS encoding iron-sulfur cluster assembly scaffold protein; this translates as MGHPFDIDVGPATSGVGTSPSALSASSIPMKEPDGYGRRESDCGDSIEIFVALDAGVVTEAGYRIQGCAFTLVCGRAAASLVRGRTLAEARRATRPEDIEAALGGLPEANRHCAQLASDAVAEALTDAAANMQEPWKKHYRRLY
- a CDS encoding 4Fe-4S dicluster domain-containing protein, yielding MDRRGFLKLAALTPIAVVAGEASASKPESASGPPPTEFVGMLIDTTRCIGCHACEVACAEENGLPYPDLSRLGPGERQATTTEYTPVSLFETSKGRVYAKRACMHCNQPACASACLCKALEKTKYGPVVWHEDRCMGCRYCMIACPFDVPKFEYDKPIPKIAKCTFCPERLKEGRPPACVEACPQGAVAFGSRRQLLDEARRRVAESPDRYEPVVYGDHDVGGTCVMVISSARPDEIGLRTDLGTRPFPEYTREFLYAVPIVDIILPVLLFGFSRAMAHGNDGGDP
- the nrfD gene encoding polysulfide reductase NrfD; the protein is MSAKVATGRGPGQSALSFLLGELKPKGKLLTPFNVITAPIILAGIAFIIVRFAKGLGAVTNLSQEFPWGIWIGFDVVTGVAFAGGAYVITVAVYVFGIKRFHPIARATVLSGFLAYAFYTGALMLDLGRPWNIVNPIIGNEFGVNSVMFLVAWHFMLYLMAEFVEFSPAITEWLGLKKVRRIASGLTLGAVILGFTLSFLHQSGLGALFLLAKGKIHPLWYSEFLPVQFLVSSVFAGMSMMIVEGSISHRVFKHRVDAEHGAAHRDILFGVAKIAVGAMFAYLGMQGIVVIHGAHAGDLATGWGAWWLLEVVGFVAVPMLVFAAGIRRRSVPTIVTASVLTGLGIILNRLNVSVIAFKWYEPHHYVPAIGEYVVTAAVICAEIWAFRWIVLRMPVLGRDAGEVRE
- a CDS encoding cytochrome c family protein, with amino-acid sequence MTRSTWMPALASAAALLAVALPHLGASEEAPDPAENGPEAWTFDARQRLQPAAELDHFRHASSKGLRIACTRCHHTSKGTDVEAGCGDCHGSAWNPDVPDVKSATHQLCIGCHVLHGAKSGVQPAPYKCRGCHKGAPPPR
- the fmt gene encoding methionyl-tRNA formyltransferase; the protein is MSTKLRSIFMGTPDFAVPSLRAVAEATSLRLVVTQPDRPSGRGRRKEPPPVKRAAAELGVALAQPETVKGAAFRDLLAAHEPDVVVTAAFGRILGRRALGLPRLGCLNVHASILPAYRGAAPIAWAIRRGEPVTGVSIMRMDEGLDTGPLYRVGEIPILPEETAGELTIRLAVVGAELLRGVLDSLPDGHAPVPQDEALATMAPPLTKEDGRIDWRLSAREVHAHVRAMHPWPCAATTIGGENAKVHRVAVLAPDGPPAGRPGEVAEHSRAGVDVACGAGVVRILDLQMPGKRRLDAASFHAGMRLERGTVLG
- the def gene encoding peptide deformylase — translated: MATRKIFTYPERILKTRSAPVEVVDDDVRRLVDDMAETMYAAPGIGLAANQVGVAKRVAVVDVTHPDGAPKLYVLVNPVIVSRSGEILWEEGCLSFPGFHVDVDRAAHVVVRALDRSGKRFEVEADDLLAVAMQHEIDHLDGVTLADKVSFLKRKMMARELAKAREAS